A segment of the Roseofilum capinflatum BLCC-M114 genome:
AATATTAAACCCTTCTAACTCTCCAGCCTCATTGGTCATCACCACCAAGCCAATATCTTGAGTCAAAATATCAACCGAATTATCCCCCGGCACAGTCAGACAGATCTTAAACTTACGGGGCATATAATGCGTACCATAAATCGGCTCTTCCTTATCCGTGAAATTCGTGCCATTGACATTTTTATTGCGAGCCGCCTTCACTTCCGGCGCTTCCTCGGCACTAATCACCTTTTCCCCATCGAGCCAAATCTCATAATAGGCTCCCGTTTGTGGCGTGAGTAAATCGGCAATCTTATTGGCATATTCCCAAGCATATTGATACTCTGGACGAGTTTTATAAGGAGCAGCCGGAGCCATCACATTCCGATTTAAATCCCCACAAGCCCCTAGGGTAGACCCCATATGTTTAACGATACTAGCAATCACCGTTTTGAGGTTTTTCTTCAGAATTCCATGCATCTGAAACCCTTGCCGAGTCGTTGTTCTCAGGGTATGATTCCCATAGGTTTCCGATAACTGATCCAGCGCCAAATACAACTCAGGTGGAATAAATCCCCCCGGACTGCGAGTCCTGAGCATCATCTGATAATCTCTTTCTTGACCTTTTTGGCGATTATCTCGATTATCTTGTTGATAGGAACCATGAAACTTGAGAATTTGAATCGCATCGCCAGAAAAGTGGGTCGTATCTTCCAATAATTCGGAAGCAACCGGTTCTCTGAGAAAATCACTATTTTCTTTGATGACTTCGATCTTAGACGGCTTAGAAGTAGTAGGGGGAGAATTCAACGATGAAACCATAGAATAAATGGGTAAGGTTTTGCTACAATACCAAGGTATCTAACCCCAGAGTGACTCAAAAATCTAACGAATGGGGTCATCCGCTTACATTTTTCTCAACTTGGGTAGGAATGACCAAACATCCAGTTAGATAATTGGGGTTTCTTCCCATTTTATCGGAAGTGGGCCCTCAAACTCAGTCAAGCTTAGATTTTCTTAAACTCTTCTTTATAACTGTACTTTCAATCAATGACTTAAATGGAGGAACTCAAATGCCCGATTCCTTGATGTATCAGTCCGATGGGTTTGTGGTTTTAGAGGCCAATCAACCGGAGCAATTTCTGACGGAAGCCGAATTACTCGACAAGCTTAAGGCCTGTTTGAGTGAGAGCCAAGGGGAACTCCCCAGAGATTTACAAAAATTTACTACCCTAGAAGACCAGGCCAAGTATCTGATGGACACCTCCTGTGAACTCGATCTTGGCCCGGGAACCTTCTTACAATGGTACGTGGTGCGCTTAGAAAAATCCTAGGGGTATTCCCTCTTTTCTTTTGCCTTTTCCCTTTTGCCTCCCCCTAGCACATCATCGTAGGGTGGGCAGGAGGATAAGCGGCATCATGCAACGTCTACAAGTATACCCTGCCCACCTTGCCCCATACCTGAATTGAATTAAGAGCATTTAGCTGACGGGGGTCGGTTCACCGACAGCAATTAAGAATACATCAAAACAATCTTCTTCTCCCTCTTGAGGGGCGACCTCGACTCGCAAACCAGGGCCAAAAAAACGCTCTATTTTTTCGCGCTTCTCTTGCCAAGCGTCTAAAGAGACAAAAGGCGACTCAAACTCTAAAACTAGAGCATAATGGTCATCAACAGCAACTTCTCGAATACCAATTAAAAGGGGTCTTTCTTCATCGGTTGGACTTAAGCCTAAACTTTTCAGGGACTCATCAAGATGAGCTTCTTGGCCATAGCGATAGCGAGTCACATCTTTCCAGACCTGGAGTTGGGTAGATGTTCCCTGTTGGTTACGCAGGGCTAAAACTTGGGCAGAAGGCTCTTGAGTCACGGGGACGGGTTTTAATTCTGAGGCTTTTAGGGCTAGTCCTCCCAAGAGGAGGGGAATACCATAAAAAAATCCGGCTAAGTTGAGGGTGGGATGGTTTGTAAAATAGGCGACAAAGCCTCCGACTGTTAAGAGGCCTCCCACATATAAACCGACAGTTCCCAAGGAAATTTTGCGTAACATAATCGTCTTGTTTAATGAATCAATGACTACTTTATCGTTTCTGGAGGGTTACGACCAAGCACCAGAGAAGATCGACAACTATTATCATTGAGATAGTGTCGGAACGTTTTAGGGAGATTTTCTAATGGTCACCAATAAGGACTTTACTGCGTCCAAAACTCGTCAGTTACTCGATCAAATCAACTCCCTCAAGCGCGAAGATGAAACCCTTTACAATATTTTAGCGGTGGATGTGTGGGCACTGGCTAAAACAATGGATGAGTTCCAACCGGGGTTTTGGACGGCGTTTATGAAAAATCGGGAAAAGGCTCTGAAGCGGTTTATGAGTGAGGCGGCTAGGAATAAACAGACTGATGGGAATAACCATCCGTTTTTGCGCTAGAGCCGATAGTGATAATAGACATCTCTGGCAGCCCGGTGTAGAAGGGAGTGACGATAGACTAAGGCGGACATATCTTTGGCGTATCCGCCGCCAATGACGCAAGCGACGGGGTATCCGGCGGCTAAACAGGTGCTGAGAACTTGCATGTCTCGGCGAAAGAGTCCGGTGTCGGTGAGGGCGAGTTTGCCGAGGGCATCATGGATATGGGGGTCAACTCCGGCATCGTAGAGAATGAGGTCGGGTTTGAGTTGGCTGAGGAGGTCGGGGAGATAGGTGGCGAGGGTTTGTAGGTAGGGTTCGTCTTCCATGCCGACGGGTAGGGGGATGTCGAGGTCGCTGGGGGGTTTGTGACTGGGAAAGTTGATGTCGCAGTGCATGGAGAAGGTGAATACGCTGGGGTCGTCTCGGAATATCCAGGCGGTTCCGTCTCCTTGGTGTACGTCTAGGTCTAG
Coding sequences within it:
- a CDS encoding chlororespiratory reduction protein 7, giving the protein MPDSLMYQSDGFVVLEANQPEQFLTEAELLDKLKACLSESQGELPRDLQKFTTLEDQAKYLMDTSCELDLGPGTFLQWYVVRLEKS
- a CDS encoding DUF2854 domain-containing protein codes for the protein MLRKISLGTVGLYVGGLLTVGGFVAYFTNHPTLNLAGFFYGIPLLLGGLALKASELKPVPVTQEPSAQVLALRNQQGTSTQLQVWKDVTRYRYGQEAHLDESLKSLGLSPTDEERPLLIGIREVAVDDHYALVLEFESPFVSLDAWQEKREKIERFFGPGLRVEVAPQEGEEDCFDVFLIAVGEPTPVS